In Desulfomicrobium escambiense DSM 10707, the DNA window AGCGTCTGGGCCTCTCCTGCCCCGTGCGCATCGTGCGCGGCGACGGCAAAAGCATGGACCTGGACCAAGCCCTGCGCAACTCGTCGTCCACCGTGGCCAGCGGCCCGGCGGCCACGGCCCTGTTCGGCGCCGACGCTGCGGCCGGCGACACGGCCGTCATCGTCGACGTGGGCGGCACCACCACGGACATCACCCTCATCCGCGACGGCCGTCCCGTCATCCGCGAGGAGGGCATGACCATCGGCGCCTGGCGCACCCATGTGCAGGCCGTGGAGATGTACACCGTGGGCCTGGGCGGGGACAGCGTGGCGCAGGTCTCGAACGGACTGATCTCCCTCGGTCCGGCCCGGGTCGTGCCCCTGTCCCAGGCCGGGCTGCATCTGGAAGGTGCGGCCCTTGACGCCGTGGAGAATCCGGCGGACTGGCTTGGGACGGACATGCGCGGGCAGTGCGTGCACCTGGCCCCGGGGACCGTCCCCGGCGACGACCCGATCCTGCGCCGGCTGGCGGAACGCGGCCCGGCCACGCCCTGGCAGCTGCGCCGGGACATCGGCATGGCCGAATCCAGCCTGGAGAAGGCCATCGCCCGGCTGCAGGCCGCACGAAGGGTCGTGTCCTGCGGCTTCACGCCCACGGACGCGCTGCACGTGCTGGGGCGCCTCAGTCTCGGCAACGCGGACGTGTCCCTGCGGGGGGCGAAGGTCCTGGCGGAACTGTGCGGCATGGCCCCCGAGGAGTTCTGCCTCCGGGTGCTCGAAAAGGCCGAAGGAACCATCGCCGCCACCATCCTCGAAGCCCTGAGCACGCGCGAGGTCGGGCCGGCCCTGGCCAGGTTCATGGGACAGTCCGGACAGAGCCCCCTTCTGGACATTTCCATCCGCCTCAAGGCGCGGATCATCGGCATCGGCGCGGCCGCGCCGTTCCTGCTGCCGGCGGTGGCCAGACGCCTGGGCACAGAAGTCGTCTTTCCGGACCATTACGAAGTCGGCAACGCCCTGGGCGCGGCCGTCATGGACAGCATCAACGCGGAGGCTTGAACATGCATTTCAGGGAACAGTGTTTTGCGGCGGCCATGGAAATCTGCAGCGAGAGCGAAGCGGCCGAGGTCGTCCACGGCTGGGTGCCCGGCGGACCCGGGTTCGTGGTCCACGCCTGGGCCGAGATCGAGGGCGGCGTCTACGACCTGACCGAAAGCGACCAGCCCATGCGCAAGGCCGACTACTACGCCCGCATGGGCGTGCGCCCGGAGCTGACCCGCCGCTACTCCCGGGTCGAGTACTTCACCCTCATGGCCGAGACCGGGAGCCTCGGGCCCTTCGACAAGGACCTCTTCTTCGCCAACGAAACGACCACACTGGCCCGGGGATGACCCTGCCCTTCGCCGGTGAGGTCGCGGCCCTGGCCGCGGCCTTCATCTGGTCCGTGGCGACCTTCCTCTACACCCGCACGGGCAACCGCGCCCCGGCCGTGTTCCTGAACCTGGTCAAGGGCGCCGTGGCCGTGGCCATGCTCACGGCGACCATCCTGGTCCTGGACGACGCGGCGCCGGACCTGACGGCGTCGCAGTGGCTGTGGCTGGCCGGCAGCGGCGTCGTGGGCATCAGCATCGGCGACAGCGCGTATTTCTCGGCC includes these proteins:
- a CDS encoding hydantoinase/oxoprolinase family protein, which encodes MSSEHFVIGIDTGGTYTDAVVLDRRTGRVVACAKVPTTAHDPALAIGRALADVLAASGAEPERIGLVTVSTTLATNALVEDKGAEVGLFVIGHDKRLHVPAADSRFIPGGHKARGVEVEPLGMEFLLKGISAMRGHVDAYAVCALLAFDDPTHELVAAKAIELTDPKPVFCSHQASSLPGIEERASTAVLNARLLPVMQDFLQSIARSMQRLGLSCPVRIVRGDGKSMDLDQALRNSSSTVASGPAATALFGADAAAGDTAVIVDVGGTTTDITLIRDGRPVIREEGMTIGAWRTHVQAVEMYTVGLGGDSVAQVSNGLISLGPARVVPLSQAGLHLEGAALDAVENPADWLGTDMRGQCVHLAPGTVPGDDPILRRLAERGPATPWQLRRDIGMAESSLEKAIARLQAARRVVSCGFTPTDALHVLGRLSLGNADVSLRGAKVLAELCGMAPEEFCLRVLEKAEGTIAATILEALSTREVGPALARFMGQSGQSPLLDISIRLKARIIGIGAAAPFLLPAVARRLGTEVVFPDHYEVGNALGAAVMDSINAEA